Proteins encoded in a region of the Massilia sp. UMI-21 genome:
- the motD gene encoding flagellar motor protein MotD: protein MARKRYDESQEHHERWLISYADFITLLFAFFVVMYAISIVNEGKYAVLSDALGDAFGGRGAALQVNTNVEPVLPLSHIVNRRRLEAVRRERERMEVLARDLSATLMPLVKSGQVRVTQNARGIGIELNASVLFAQGEAVLEREAREVLGAVAGLLKSDEYRIEVEGHTDTLPITNERFASNWELSAVRAASVVRLFIENGVADARLSAIGHGATRPVAPNDTPDGQARNRRVAVMILASTPEPLPPGLQ from the coding sequence ATGGCGCGCAAACGCTACGACGAATCGCAGGAGCACCACGAGCGCTGGCTGATCTCCTACGCCGATTTCATCACGCTGCTGTTCGCCTTCTTCGTGGTGATGTACGCGATCTCGATCGTCAACGAAGGAAAATATGCGGTGCTGTCCGACGCGCTGGGCGACGCCTTCGGCGGACGCGGCGCGGCGCTGCAGGTCAACACCAACGTCGAACCGGTGCTGCCGCTGTCGCACATCGTCAACCGCAGGCGCCTGGAAGCGGTGCGGCGCGAACGCGAGCGCATGGAAGTGCTGGCCAGGGACCTGAGCGCCACCCTGATGCCGCTGGTGAAGTCGGGCCAGGTGCGGGTGACCCAGAACGCGCGCGGCATCGGCATCGAGCTCAATGCCAGCGTGCTGTTCGCGCAGGGCGAGGCGGTGCTGGAGCGCGAGGCGCGCGAGGTGCTGGGCGCGGTGGCCGGGCTGCTCAAGAGCGACGAGTACCGGATCGAGGTCGAAGGCCATACCGATACGCTGCCGATCACGAACGAGCGCTTCGCATCGAACTGGGAACTGTCGGCGGTGCGCGCGGCGAGCGTGGTGCGTTTGTTCATCGAGAACGGGGTGGCGGATGCGCGCCTGTCGGCCATCGGCCATGGCGCCACCCGCCCGGTGGCGCCGAACGACACGCCGGACGGCCAGGCCCGCAACCGGCGCGTCGCCGTCATGATCCTGGCCTCCACCCCCGAACCCTTGCCGCCCGGCTTGCAATAA